The DNA segment TTCTGAGTCGAACATCCAATTTTTAAGCCAAAATGCatttcataaattattaaaaatataaatttcattttattttaatttagtaCGTTTATACACTAAATGTTTATCGAATTAAACTCTTGCAGAAAAAGtgcataattttaatttttttggtGAATTTAAAACATATAACAAAAGAggtatttattttgcattcaaTGTTATGAATCGGTTCAATCAGTGCGTTGttgtaattattaattatgtaATGACAACAACTGCAAAATACAAAGAAATATTTCAGTTTTCATTTTAGAGTCATCAAAGCACAAAAAGATAACAAAACACATCTTGTGTGGTCGATTTTAGCTTAATTCATCAATTCACTTTATACATTCCAACTATATTCGCATGTTACAAATTTCTCTACTATTTTCCTGTTCGTGTTCCATTCTAGCCTCTCGGCTGCCCTTAACCATGATTGCCCACTCTTTTTCTAATAATTCCAACACGTTGATTACCTCGCTCTCTTTATcaatctatctctctctctctcttgctctctctctctctctctctcgctctctctctctctgtctatctcATTACCTGTACGCGGCCAAGCTTCAAGCCCCTTGGATCCACTGTTTCGATACAATTTCCATTTAACGAGTTTGCTAATGATTTTCTACGACGAATGATAAGATTAATCCGGCAAGAagaaattgcatacattccaTTTCCGCGATAGTTTGGcgttccacacacacacacaaaaataacacaacGTTTCTACTGCGCTTTATTAGCTACGGTGCTATTTCCGGGATTTCCACTCGGCACcattttaaactaaaaagcgttggCGCGGTTTAAACATTTTACTAACTTTCTGCTAGCTGCTTCCTACTCCGAACAATGTGTAGTGAATGGGAAGGTTTTGGACAGGCGTTCTAAAATACTGAACGTTTTTGCCGTGAACGTTTCCAACGGTCCGCTTTTCTCTCGGCAGCAATGTAGATGTAGATAAAAATGGGAATATTTACGAAATCGAACGAGTTTCTTCTTCCCCAGCCCAATCGATACACCTACGATCCACAAACGGTGATGTGAAAGTACTATTAAATATCAGCGGGAGTTGAGTACTTTTTTTGTCGGGTTCGTTCATCAGTCTTCTTTTCAACACATGTACATCTTTTGTGTGAcataaggggggggggggggattgggGAGGGTTTTCGTTTAATCGGTTCCTGTTAATACTAGCTAATTTGTTTACGCAACCATCAAAATTCGCTAGCCGAAGAGAAGTTTAGTCGTTTCGCGCAAAATTGCACCTGATAGGCTGAAGACGAATGCTGCTACCACCATGTGGCGAGTTTCTGGTATGTTTAAACTTACAGTACGCTCTTCGCAAATAGGTGAGGAACATGAAATCGTTTTTAAAGAAGGATACGAATTTTATGCTACTCTGATGGAATGCAACAACGGGTGATTAAAAATGACCGATGCAATATGACGCACATTGATGCTATCGTCGATGGTTGTTCGTTTGCTTACTTCACTGTCTTCAAGTGCAAttgagcatttttttattttttgggttGTTGTTACTTCAGCTAGAACACTAGGAAATTGTTTCCACGCACGCTCACTCAACACTAACGGGAGCTAAAATGGCACTGGGGGTGGTTGCGGTATGCAAACGTATGCAAAGAGAAGTGATTCAATAACTACGCGCACGTGTACGAACGTATGCGACTAGAGACTAGAGCGATTCTTTACACCGGTGACAGGTGACGACAGCCTAAGATAATActcctttcctttccacctTCTATAGCTACAAATATCTATtgacgtgtttttttttcctttcgattTACAGTAAGAGAACTACCAGCAAGTCTGCATTTGATCTAGAGGGCAGTGCGTTCATCGTACACGACCACTGCATCCTGATCGGCGGCGTGGGGCAGTGCGGCAAGATTTTGCGACCGCGACCGGCACAGAGCAATAATGGCAGCTTCATCATTGCGCATCCTGTTGCGTcgttttttactaaaattcaCCTACACCGCAAGAGAAAAAGATGAATTAATGGCATGTCAACTACTATGGCTACATTATAGCTTTTAAGTGTATGCGATCTTACTACCTTCGCGTACAGCTCCTCCAGATCGTCCGCATTGGAAAGCGGGCGCTGCTTATTCTTACCCCACGAAGGTAGGGATCGTGTCCGGTAGGTGGTGCTCGTGTCACCCTCATTCTCATCGTCGATCACTGAGGAAAAGAGTTACCGATCCGTAGAATTAGATTGAAGGCGAAAGGTTTGTTTATGCGAAAGGAGTATGCCCAGCCAAGGGCGAGCTGACTTACCTCCACTGGAAGCGTACAGTGGATTGATCGCCCACATCGACTTGTGCAGTTGCGTGTGTACCAGCTGACCCTGCTGTGGTGACTGGTGGTTATGACCTGAGGAAgattgatgatgttgatgctgtatctgttgttgctgctgctgctgttgctgctgttgatgatgctgatgatggtgctcTCTACAATGAAAAATGATACATTATTTAGCATGTGCTCGCTATACTCCGACGACTTCACACGAGTCAAcctttgttgctgctggtgatgttgttgctgatgttgttgataGTGAAggtactgttgttgttgttgttgttgttgttgttggtgctgctgctgctgctgctgagctgATGGATGATGATAGTACTGGTGCTGGTTGTAGGGACTGTACTGCTGCTGTCCGTGTATGTGGTGCCCATGCAGCTGtacgtgttgctgctgctggtgatggtgatgttgctgttgctgctgctgttgattgtattgttgttgctgttgttgataaTGTATACATTGATGTtggtgatgttgctgctgttgctgctgctgtgtatgatgatgatggtgagcGTACTGCTGGGCGGCGTACTGCTGCGGAGAACTGCCGTACTTTAGGTGGCCGTAGTCTTGTCCACCGGATGCCATGCtgttgcactgctgctgctgctggttggtcGTGGTTGCTGGGACGGCGCTACAGGTATGGTGTGCACATCCGCCGGCAGGGTGGGTTGAAGCATGATGTAGCGAGCTGTTGCTGCCGCTCGCTGCGGTGTGCTGCGGGgtgttggtgctggtggagGGCGGTGGCGGGGCACTGTACTGCGGTGGACAGATGCCGATCGATAGGGGCATCACTAGTTGGTTCGAGTCGCTGCTGGTGCACGATTTGGCTACAATCGAGCTTTGGGAGGCTGTTGGAGTATCAAGTATCGTGAAAGAAATCAAGGCATTTTAATTACATCGTACTTAAAAGAAATGCCTATTCAAGGATCAAGCAACAAGAAAAGATTGGGCGAGACGGACTATCACCAAAGACTGTGAAAGGGAAGACATGGCTACGGTTGTAATATCGTTAAATAAATTACACCATCAAAACTTGAAGACCTGCTAGTTCAAGGATGGCAAAATCGTAATGATACACGGGAATACTCTATAACTGGATGACATACTGTCAAAGccaatttttgtttgaagtgtTCTCCAGAGGGATAAATCAAAAGTTCAAAGTAAAACAAtcaaagtaaattaaatttcaaatatttcgcATGCCAATATGATTCAAAAACAGTTTTATGATCTATATCGCTTtgctaaataaatattatatacaACAA comes from the Anopheles coluzzii chromosome 2, AcolN3, whole genome shotgun sequence genome and includes:
- the LOC120951057 gene encoding G-box-binding factor-like isoform X1; translation: MATSFFGSSTTPAPMASAAGAGTVGLLDKLDRLVSTTVLHEARVYPVTIPPATAGYRPSDALGNVSEMSSSVPAAISPTVLTTVVQTDDFVVLPGPEDVLLLNTTTGLYQQSVTLTARMYPIEATAAKSIWGLPTLIWGILIGTVVILILILATLFFCCWVQPRTRKLLNSSYYTTTANNGNASQSSIVAKSCTSSDSNQLVMPLSIGICPPQYSAPPPPSTSTNTPQHTAASGSNSSLHHASTHPAGGCAHHTCSAVPATTTNQQQQQCNSMASGGQDYGHLKYGSSPQQYAAQQYAHHHHHTQQQQQQQHHQHQCIHYQQQQQQYNQQQQQQQHHHHQQQQHVQLHGHHIHGQQQYSPYNQHQYYHHPSAQQQQQQHQQQQQQQQQQYLHYQQHQQQHHQQQQREHHHQHHQQQQQQQQQQQIQHQHHQSSSGHNHQSPQQGQLVHTQLHKSMWAINPLYASSGVIDDENEGDTSTTYRTRSLPSWGKNKQRPLSNADDLEELYAKVNFSKKRRNRMRNDEAAIIALCRSRSQNLAALPHAADQDAVVVYDERTAL
- the LOC120951057 gene encoding G-box-binding factor-like isoform X2, translated to MYPIEATAAKSIWGLPTLIWGILIGTVVILILILATLFFCCWVQPRTRKLLNSSYYTTTANNGNASQSSIVAKSCTSSDSNQLVMPLSIGICPPQYSAPPPPSTSTNTPQHTAASGSNSSLHHASTHPAGGCAHHTCSAVPATTTNQQQQQCNSMASGGQDYGHLKYGSSPQQYAAQQYAHHHHHTQQQQQQQHHQHQCIHYQQQQQQYNQQQQQQQHHHHQQQQHVQLHGHHIHGQQQYSPYNQHQYYHHPSAQQQQQQHQQQQQQQQQQYLHYQQHQQQHHQQQQREHHHQHHQQQQQQQQQQQIQHQHHQSSSGHNHQSPQQGQLVHTQLHKSMWAINPLYASSGVIDDENEGDTSTTYRTRSLPSWGKNKQRPLSNADDLEELYAKVNFSKKRRNRMRNDEAAIIALCRSRSQNLAALPHAADQDAVVVYDERTAL